One window from the genome of Chloroflexota bacterium encodes:
- a CDS encoding amidase, translated as MDLTALTITEAAAQIAARKLSPVELTQAHLDRIAQINPAINAYITVTADTALAEARAAEQAIARGEQRGELHGIPLALKDLYETAGVRTTAGSSFFRDHVPAADGVAVQKLRAAGAVMLGKLNMHEIALGVTNDNPHFGACKNPWALERIPGGSSGGSGAALAARLCPGSLGSDTGGSIRIPASLCGIVGLKPTYGRVSVRGVIPLSWNLDHAGPMTRAVRDAALLLQAIAGHDADDPYSADVPVDDYVSHIGEGVKGWRIGLARGYFAECDSQVARAVERAAEVLAHLGAHVTEVQIEELRAASAQNGVVTTSDAAAFHRERLKDKPDGFGADVLTRLRSGAGLTSTDYSLARRTQTLVKHRMAQVFHDYDLLLTPTTPIPAPLREGQDAVEQARMLTRYTSPFNTAGLPVLSVPCGFTAEGLPIGLQIVGANWTEARVLCAGHAYEQATEWHTKTAAV; from the coding sequence ATGGACCTGACCGCCCTGACCATCACTGAGGCCGCCGCACAGATCGCCGCGCGCAAACTGTCGCCTGTCGAGTTGACGCAGGCGCACCTTGACCGGATCGCGCAGATCAACCCCGCGATTAACGCCTACATCACCGTGACCGCCGATACGGCGCTGGCCGAGGCGCGCGCCGCCGAGCAAGCCATCGCGCGCGGGGAGCAACGCGGCGAACTGCACGGCATCCCGCTGGCGCTCAAAGACCTGTATGAGACGGCCGGAGTACGCACCACGGCCGGCTCATCATTCTTCCGCGACCACGTGCCAGCCGCCGACGGCGTCGCCGTGCAGAAGCTGCGCGCGGCGGGCGCCGTCATGCTCGGCAAGCTGAACATGCACGAGATCGCGCTCGGCGTGACAAACGACAACCCGCACTTCGGCGCGTGCAAGAATCCGTGGGCGCTGGAGCGCATACCGGGTGGTTCGTCGGGCGGTTCTGGCGCGGCGCTGGCGGCGCGGCTCTGCCCCGGTTCGCTCGGCTCCGACACGGGCGGCTCGATCCGCATCCCCGCCTCGCTGTGCGGCATCGTCGGGCTCAAGCCGACCTACGGCCGCGTGAGCGTGCGCGGCGTCATCCCGCTCTCGTGGAACCTCGATCACGCCGGGCCGATGACGCGCGCCGTGCGCGACGCCGCGCTCCTGCTGCAGGCGATCGCCGGCCACGATGCCGACGACCCGTACAGCGCCGACGTGCCGGTGGACGATTACGTGTCGCACATCGGCGAAGGCGTGAAAGGCTGGCGCATCGGGCTGGCGCGCGGATACTTCGCCGAGTGCGATTCGCAGGTGGCGCGCGCGGTCGAGCGGGCCGCGGAGGTGCTGGCGCACCTTGGCGCGCACGTCACGGAGGTGCAAATTGAGGAATTGCGGGCGGCGTCCGCGCAGAACGGTGTCGTGACGACCAGCGACGCGGCGGCGTTCCACCGCGAGCGACTGAAGGACAAGCCCGACGGCTTCGGCGCGGACGTGCTGACCCGCCTGCGCAGCGGCGCGGGGCTCACGTCGACGGACTACTCGCTGGCGCGGCGCACGCAGACGCTGGTCAAGCACCGCATGGCGCAGGTCTTCCACGACTACGACCTGCTGCTGACGCCGACCACGCCGATTCCCGCGCCGTTGCGCGAGGGGCAGGACGCCGTGGAGCAGGCGCGTATGCTGACGCGCTACACCTCGCCGTTCAACACGGCCGGCCTGCCCGTGCTTTCCGTGCCATGTGGCTTCACCGCCGAGGGATTGCCGATCGGCCTGCAGATCGTCGGCGCGAACTGGACTGAGGCGAGGGTGCTGTGCGCCGGGCACGCCTACGAGCAGGCGACCGAGTGGCACACGAAGACGGCGGCGGTGTAG
- a CDS encoding AAA family ATPase, whose product MLNANKSRLPILRELTLRNILSYGAEAQPLRLQRLNVLVGPNGSGKSNLIDALALVRAAQSDFRRFISQRGGVSEWVWKGNPNGMASIEVVIDMPDDRPALRHALGFHAEDGRFRLLDEFVFTEFKQDGLPIWKEYYSYNDGNPLIRQNGDSAQPGMLNVFRDVSIVQQRSDPDYFPPLHDLTSAYHGFRFYREWTFGRNTVFREPQKADLRTDQLEEDYSNLGMFLNRLRRNPQVKLALITALSDLYEGLTDFEIAVEGGTVQVFFTEGDYTIPATRLSDGSLRYLCLLAILLDPDPPPLICIEEPELGLHPDMLPKISDLLFDASQRTQLIVTTHSDILVDALTEHPEVVLVCEKHDGRTQIQRLDSSRLARWLEKYRLGALWTSGEIGGTRW is encoded by the coding sequence ATGCTGAACGCAAACAAATCGAGACTGCCCATTTTGCGCGAACTCACGTTGCGCAACATCTTGTCATATGGCGCCGAGGCACAGCCGCTCCGGTTGCAGCGTCTTAACGTGTTGGTCGGTCCCAATGGATCTGGCAAATCGAATCTGATCGATGCGCTGGCGTTGGTACGCGCCGCTCAGAGCGATTTTCGGCGCTTTATCAGCCAACGTGGGGGCGTGTCGGAGTGGGTCTGGAAAGGCAATCCGAATGGGATGGCGTCAATCGAGGTTGTCATTGACATGCCCGACGATCGCCCTGCCTTGCGGCATGCGCTTGGATTTCACGCGGAGGACGGGAGGTTTCGCCTGTTAGATGAATTCGTATTTACTGAGTTCAAGCAAGATGGGTTGCCCATTTGGAAAGAATACTATTCCTATAACGATGGGAACCCATTGATTCGTCAGAATGGCGACAGCGCCCAACCGGGGATGTTGAACGTCTTTCGAGACGTTTCCATCGTTCAGCAGAGGAGCGACCCCGATTATTTTCCACCGCTCCACGACTTGACGAGCGCATACCATGGCTTCCGCTTCTATCGCGAGTGGACATTTGGGCGAAACACGGTTTTCCGAGAACCGCAGAAAGCCGATCTGCGCACCGACCAGTTGGAGGAGGATTATTCAAACCTGGGCATGTTTCTCAATCGCCTGCGCCGTAACCCACAAGTCAAGCTGGCATTGATCACGGCACTGAGCGATCTGTATGAAGGGCTTACCGATTTTGAGATTGCCGTCGAGGGCGGCACCGTGCAGGTGTTCTTCACCGAGGGCGACTATACCATTCCGGCGACCCGCCTCTCCGACGGATCGCTTCGGTATCTGTGCCTGCTAGCGATCTTGCTCGATCCCGACCCGCCCCCGTTGATCTGCATTGAGGAGCCCGAGCTCGGCTTGCATCCGGACATGCTGCCCAAAATCTCGGATTTGTTGTTCGACGCATCGCAACGGACGCAGTTGATTGTGACAACCCATTCGGACATTCTGGTGGACGCCCTGACCGAGCACCCGGAAGTCGTCCTCGTATGCGAAAAACACGATGGCCGGACGCAGATTCAGCGTCTCGACTCTTCGCGACTCGCGCGGTGGCTTGAGAAGTATCGCCTTGGCGCGCTGTGGACGAGTGGCGAGATCGGCGGCACGCGATGGTAG
- a CDS encoding DUF4276 family protein, with protein sequence MPILLVDSEEPLSLLPWHHLHERDGWEQPKGATDDQAQLMVTCMETWLVADREALTSFFGHHLRASALPPLVELEQRGRHEVQQALADATRTCSTPYRKGDVSFRLLAVVNPAVLAQHLPNFERFIKALRRLLL encoded by the coding sequence ATGCCCATCCTGCTCGTGGACAGTGAAGAACCGCTATCGTTGCTACCCTGGCATCACCTGCACGAGCGCGACGGATGGGAGCAACCGAAAGGCGCCACGGACGATCAAGCGCAGTTGATGGTTACGTGCATGGAAACGTGGCTGGTTGCAGACCGCGAGGCGTTGACGTCGTTTTTCGGTCATCATTTGCGGGCCAGCGCATTGCCGCCGCTGGTTGAGTTGGAACAACGCGGACGCCATGAAGTGCAGCAAGCACTTGCCGATGCTACGCGCACCTGTTCCACGCCGTACCGCAAAGGAGATGTGTCTTTTAGGTTGCTGGCTGTGGTGAATCCAGCGGTGCTGGCGCAGCACCTGCCAAATTTCGAACGGTTCATAAAGGCGCTGCGGAGATTGCTCCTTTAG
- a CDS encoding IS4 family transposase: MSTLAQVSQAMQSVLTSAANAVGRTSGFTQRLSKLSAALFAQIVTFSWWDNPDASYDELVPYAKVRGLDITAQALAERFTPAAATCLQSLLGTAVQQVIETQPSSLALLKRFVGVVVQDSTVLSLPAALAPLWPGGSNAAHSTVAGLKVQLRYSLSDGALSHLDLQPARMSDQTAPMQSELLAPGTLRLADLGYFDLKLMAREAAQGSYWLTRWKVGVSVCQPGQPALDLARYLRAQRAAQIDLPIELGRDERIACRLIAVRVPEHIKAQRRRRLTHEAKRKAQAVSPARWALAGWTLLLSNVPADQLSLSEALVLACLRWQIELLFKTWKDLGHLDQSRSAQPYRILCEVYAKLLIAVFQHWVILTVVWCIPERSMRQLAQRIRKHVITLAATLTNPAQHVQALTELQRALTNGARVNKRRASPSAFQLLEQLEAT, encoded by the coding sequence ATGAGCACTTTAGCACAAGTTAGTCAGGCCATGCAATCCGTGCTAACGAGCGCGGCCAATGCGGTCGGGCGGACGAGTGGATTTACGCAACGGCTCTCGAAACTGAGCGCGGCGCTGTTCGCGCAGATTGTGACCTTTAGCTGGTGGGATAACCCCGATGCCAGCTATGACGAATTGGTACCTTACGCCAAGGTGCGTGGTTTGGATATCACCGCCCAGGCGCTGGCCGAGCGCTTTACGCCCGCGGCAGCGACCTGCTTACAAAGTTTGCTCGGCACGGCGGTGCAACAAGTGATTGAGACCCAGCCGAGCAGTCTGGCGTTGCTCAAACGTTTTGTGGGCGTCGTGGTGCAAGACAGCACCGTCCTGAGTTTGCCCGCCGCATTAGCCCCGTTGTGGCCGGGCGGCAGCAACGCGGCGCATTCGACGGTCGCCGGGTTGAAAGTGCAGCTGCGGTACAGCCTCAGCGATGGGGCGTTGAGCCATCTGGATCTGCAACCAGCACGCATGTCAGACCAGACTGCGCCGATGCAGAGCGAGTTGCTTGCGCCCGGCACGTTGCGGCTGGCCGATCTGGGTTACTTCGATCTGAAGCTGATGGCGCGCGAAGCGGCGCAGGGCAGTTATTGGCTGACGCGGTGGAAAGTCGGCGTAAGCGTCTGCCAACCGGGTCAACCGGCGCTGGACTTGGCACGCTACCTGCGGGCGCAACGCGCAGCCCAGATCGATCTGCCGATTGAGTTGGGGCGCGACGAGCGCATCGCGTGCCGGCTGATCGCGGTGCGCGTGCCTGAGCACATCAAAGCCCAACGTCGGCGGCGCTTGACGCACGAGGCCAAACGCAAGGCCCAAGCCGTGAGTCCGGCGCGCTGGGCCTTGGCCGGTTGGACGCTGCTGTTGAGCAATGTGCCGGCGGACCAACTGAGTCTGAGCGAAGCCCTGGTCTTGGCGTGCCTGCGCTGGCAGATCGAGTTGTTATTCAAGACCTGGAAAGATCTGGGGCATCTGGACCAATCGCGTAGCGCGCAGCCCTATCGCATCTTGTGTGAGGTGTATGCCAAACTGTTGATCGCGGTCTTCCAACATTGGGTCATACTGACCGTGGTCTGGTGTATACCTGAACGCAGCATGCGCCAACTGGCACAGCGTATTCGCAAACATGTGATTACTCTCGCCGCGACACTGACCAACCCGGCCCAGCATGTGCAGGCCCTGACCGAACTACAACGGGCGCTGACCAACGGCGCACGCGTCAACAAACGGCGTGCCTCACCCAGCGCCTTCCAACTACTCGAGCAACTTGAAGCAACTTAA